One window from the genome of Gimesia aquarii encodes:
- a CDS encoding PVC-type heme-binding CxxCH protein gives MNHQSPRISSLGCSIICLLLCISHVGFAQAENLPRVPKGFSIERVTDSDLTKYPMMAGFDDRGRLFIAESSGENTRAPQLMKEPKSFIRMLEDQDGDGRFDKSTIFADKMTLPMGALWHDGSLYVASPPNIWRLTDHDDDGVADERKIIVDHFGFSGNAASIHGCFRGPEGRLYWSDGRHGHEFKDKSGKVTSKGLAARIFSCKPDGSDIEVFCGGGMDNPVEIDFTPEGEMIGSVNILMTRPRVDCLVHWMEGGVYPHFEDCVAEFKRTGDLLGPITRFGHVAVSGMLCYRSSQFGSGYQGNIFTTIFNTHKVIRSQLVRNGATFETKEEDFLVSENPDFHPTDVIEDADGSLLVIDTGGWFRIGCPQSQISKPEIHGAIYRIRKTDTPTLSDPYGLALDWKGLSPNRLIQLLNDSRPVVQQKAIHELAKAGDLAVPLLGKVVAAPSGSFYNDTSKRNAVWTLSRIASKKARTAIQGGLNSSETVQMTAARCLGTLRDTNSIAQLSRIVKEGKPPAQRTAATALGRICETGRSGSISERELQTVVEALFHAMKTGASDRTLEHALIFAMIRIDQRDLMLAGLNDSSPAVRRAALVALDQMDSGNLTRELVTPLLDTDDPALQKEALTIIGEHDGWAGETLTLLKTWLNEESLSEERAAVLRGFLIAQSSDPNVQALIAQALTSDKTSQSAKNILLEVIQRSSLKEFPVVWRTALEQTLKKSNPELQILVVRIAQTHDLPDLNELLKLLALDKKQPANLRIESLSAIGSELKEVDQETFDFLMSRMNEEYPPLNRLSAARALAGLPHSEDQLIQLSKELDAPGPLALPVLLRAYSKSNDSQVGHALIKGLNRSSAATNLSADELAGLLKKYPESVQKAATPLLKKLGVDLAQQKAHLESLKPLLTEGRFEEGKKIFFGKKAACSGCHAVENLGGKVGPDLTRIGAIRTGTDLLEAIALPSASFARGYRSYLVVTDAGKIYTGVISRESTDTVYLRTADLSEVRIARDEIEVMKESPTSIMPKGLEQRLTPQEIRDLLAYLQHRK, from the coding sequence GTGAATCACCAATCGCCTCGCATATCCTCTTTAGGCTGCTCGATTATCTGTCTACTTTTATGTATTTCTCATGTTGGGTTTGCCCAAGCAGAAAATTTGCCGCGTGTTCCCAAAGGCTTCAGCATCGAGCGCGTGACTGATAGTGATCTGACCAAATATCCCATGATGGCTGGATTTGATGATCGAGGTCGCTTATTCATTGCCGAAAGTTCAGGAGAAAACACACGCGCTCCTCAACTGATGAAGGAGCCCAAAAGTTTTATCCGCATGTTGGAAGATCAAGATGGAGATGGTCGGTTTGATAAAAGCACTATTTTTGCAGACAAGATGACGCTTCCGATGGGGGCGTTGTGGCATGATGGTTCTTTGTATGTTGCGAGTCCTCCTAATATCTGGCGCTTAACTGATCACGATGATGATGGTGTGGCTGATGAACGGAAAATTATCGTTGATCACTTTGGGTTTTCCGGAAATGCGGCCAGCATTCATGGTTGCTTTCGTGGACCAGAGGGGCGCCTTTACTGGTCTGATGGGCGACATGGTCACGAATTTAAAGACAAATCAGGAAAAGTGACTAGCAAGGGTCTGGCGGCTCGGATTTTCTCATGTAAGCCCGATGGTTCGGACATTGAAGTTTTCTGTGGTGGCGGCATGGATAACCCGGTCGAAATTGATTTCACACCGGAAGGAGAAATGATTGGCTCGGTGAATATCTTAATGACGCGGCCGCGCGTAGATTGTCTGGTTCACTGGATGGAAGGGGGCGTGTACCCACACTTCGAAGATTGTGTCGCGGAATTTAAACGAACTGGCGATTTACTGGGGCCGATTACACGCTTTGGCCATGTTGCTGTCTCTGGTATGTTGTGTTATCGGTCCTCACAGTTTGGTTCCGGGTACCAAGGCAATATTTTTACGACCATTTTCAATACACACAAAGTGATTCGTTCTCAATTAGTGCGCAACGGTGCGACATTTGAAACCAAGGAAGAAGATTTCCTGGTTTCAGAGAATCCCGATTTTCATCCCACCGATGTAATTGAAGACGCCGATGGTAGTTTGCTTGTGATTGATACCGGCGGGTGGTTTCGGATTGGATGCCCACAGTCTCAAATTTCGAAGCCGGAGATTCATGGTGCCATTTATCGGATTCGCAAAACAGATACGCCGACGTTATCAGATCCGTATGGTTTAGCCTTGGACTGGAAAGGGCTCTCTCCAAATCGTTTAATACAGCTTTTGAATGATTCCCGTCCTGTTGTTCAACAAAAAGCGATTCATGAGTTAGCCAAAGCAGGTGATCTTGCGGTGCCTTTGCTTGGCAAAGTCGTTGCTGCTCCCTCCGGTTCATTTTACAACGATACCAGTAAACGAAACGCAGTCTGGACACTTTCACGCATCGCTAGTAAAAAAGCGCGCACAGCAATTCAGGGGGGACTCAATTCTTCTGAGACAGTGCAAATGACAGCCGCGCGGTGCTTAGGGACACTACGCGACACGAATTCCATTGCACAATTATCGCGAATTGTTAAAGAAGGGAAGCCCCCCGCGCAACGTACTGCGGCGACTGCTTTAGGTCGCATCTGTGAAACTGGTCGAAGTGGCTCCATTTCAGAACGTGAATTACAAACTGTAGTAGAAGCACTGTTTCATGCAATGAAAACAGGGGCTTCCGATCGTACATTGGAGCACGCATTGATTTTCGCCATGATTCGCATCGACCAGCGTGATCTGATGTTGGCGGGTTTGAACGATTCCAGTCCTGCCGTGCGCCGGGCTGCTTTGGTTGCTTTAGATCAGATGGATTCAGGGAATCTGACGCGTGAATTAGTGACACCTTTATTAGATACGGATGATCCCGCACTCCAGAAAGAAGCGTTGACGATTATCGGTGAACACGACGGTTGGGCCGGTGAAACGCTCACATTATTAAAAACATGGTTGAATGAAGAGAGTCTGAGTGAAGAACGGGCCGCCGTGCTGAGAGGTTTTTTGATTGCCCAGTCGTCTGACCCAAATGTTCAAGCATTGATTGCGCAGGCATTGACCAGTGACAAAACTTCGCAGTCAGCGAAGAATATTTTATTAGAAGTGATTCAACGTTCTTCTTTGAAAGAATTTCCTGTTGTCTGGCGAACCGCGTTAGAACAGACTTTGAAAAAATCGAACCCTGAATTACAAATTCTAGTCGTTCGAATTGCCCAGACTCATGATTTGCCTGATTTGAATGAATTATTAAAATTACTGGCTCTGGATAAGAAGCAGCCCGCCAACTTGCGGATTGAATCCTTATCGGCCATCGGTTCGGAATTAAAAGAAGTCGATCAAGAAACATTTGATTTTTTGATGTCGCGGATGAATGAAGAGTATCCACCACTGAATCGCTTGTCGGCAGCGCGGGCACTCGCGGGATTACCACACTCGGAAGATCAACTGATCCAGTTATCCAAAGAGTTAGATGCACCAGGGCCTCTCGCTTTACCAGTGTTGTTGAGAGCATATTCAAAAAGTAACGATTCACAAGTAGGGCACGCTTTAATCAAAGGTCTCAATCGTTCCTCTGCAGCGACAAATTTATCTGCTGATGAGTTAGCGGGATTATTGAAAAAGTATCCTGAATCCGTCCAGAAAGCCGCGACACCGTTGTTGAAAAAGTTGGGAGTTGACTTGGCACAACAGAAAGCACACTTGGAATCACTCAAGCCATTATTAACCGAAGGTCGGTTTGAAGAGGGAAAAAAGATTTTCTTTGGTAAGAAAGCGGCCTGTTCAGGCTGTCATGCTGTAGAGAATTTGGGAGGTAAAGTGGGACCCGATTTGACGCGCATTGGCGCGATTCGCACGGGGACCGATTTATTGGAAGCCATCGCATTACCGAGTGCCAGTTTTGCCCGTGGGTATCGATCCTATCTGGTAGTAACGGATGCGGGAAAAATCTACACTGGCGTAATTAGCCGTGAATCGACAGACACGGTTTACCTGAGAACAGCCGATTTATCAGAAGTGCGCATCGCCCGAGATGAGATCGAGGTGATGAAAGAATCACCTACGTCCATCATGCCGAAGGGTCTTGAGCAACGATTGACTCCTCAGGAAATCCGGGATTTGCTTGCTTACCTTCAACACCGTAAGTAA
- a CDS encoding sulfatase family protein, protein MLAAHNVLRTTFIFLLSVAFFLPSFETQAAEKKQRPNILFAIADDWGWPHAGAYGDPVVKTPTFDRLAREGVLFQHAYISSPSCTPSRGAILTGKYHWQLEAGANLHCIFPDKFQTYPEVLNEHGYSVGHTGKAWGPGRTETRGREIAGKRFKSFQDFLKQQEEGTPFCFWLGSSDPHRPYELGSGAKSGMDLSKIKLPACFPDAPEVRSDVADYYWEVQRFDKLVGDALALLEQKGELDNTIIFMTGDHGMPFPRSKSCLYDTGARVPLAARWPAKIQAGRNVTDFVSLIDLAPTFFEAAGVAIPADITGRSLTNVLSDSKSGRVDTSRGQIYFGKERHVPSQEAPDMGGYPCRAIRTDDFLYIHNYRPDRWPAGTPHYQKAAFPGTWYGDCDNGPTKTYMIKNKDKDENHRRLYELSFGKLPAEELYDLRSDPDQLKNVAQGAMYQTIKRQLAEKLQKQLVATHDPRAMGQGAELEKHPYLGGGPKHPSLEVKRKKRAKKKQ, encoded by the coding sequence ATGCTTGCTGCTCACAATGTTTTACGTACTACGTTTATTTTCTTATTATCGGTCGCGTTCTTTTTACCATCTTTTGAAACTCAGGCTGCAGAAAAAAAACAGCGTCCTAATATCCTGTTTGCGATAGCCGACGACTGGGGTTGGCCTCATGCGGGTGCCTATGGTGATCCTGTTGTCAAAACACCGACCTTTGATCGTCTGGCACGGGAAGGCGTTTTGTTTCAGCATGCTTATATTTCATCCCCTTCCTGTACTCCCTCACGGGGGGCAATCCTGACGGGTAAATATCATTGGCAGTTGGAAGCGGGAGCGAATCTGCATTGCATTTTTCCGGACAAGTTTCAAACGTATCCTGAAGTTTTAAACGAGCACGGTTATAGCGTTGGACATACAGGAAAAGCCTGGGGGCCGGGGCGAACGGAAACTCGCGGCAGAGAAATTGCAGGGAAACGGTTTAAAAGCTTTCAAGACTTTCTGAAACAACAAGAAGAGGGAACTCCTTTTTGCTTCTGGTTAGGCAGTAGTGATCCTCATCGCCCTTATGAACTCGGTTCGGGAGCAAAAAGCGGGATGGATCTTTCCAAGATCAAGTTACCGGCCTGTTTTCCTGATGCACCTGAAGTTCGCAGTGATGTGGCCGACTATTATTGGGAAGTACAACGCTTTGACAAACTGGTGGGAGATGCACTTGCATTGTTAGAGCAAAAAGGCGAACTGGATAACACAATCATTTTTATGACCGGCGATCACGGTATGCCTTTCCCTCGTAGTAAAAGTTGCCTCTATGATACCGGAGCAAGGGTTCCTCTGGCCGCCCGTTGGCCTGCTAAAATTCAAGCGGGACGGAATGTGACTGATTTTGTCAGCCTGATTGATCTGGCTCCTACTTTTTTTGAGGCTGCTGGAGTTGCTATTCCTGCTGACATCACGGGTCGCAGTTTGACGAATGTTCTATCAGACTCAAAATCGGGCCGAGTGGATACCAGTCGAGGACAGATTTATTTTGGAAAAGAACGGCATGTACCTTCGCAGGAAGCTCCCGATATGGGCGGTTATCCCTGTCGGGCGATTCGCACAGATGATTTTCTCTATATCCATAATTATCGACCCGATCGCTGGCCCGCCGGAACGCCGCATTACCAAAAGGCGGCGTTCCCGGGAACCTGGTATGGTGATTGTGACAATGGGCCGACTAAGACGTACATGATTAAGAACAAAGATAAAGATGAGAACCACCGCCGACTCTATGAACTATCCTTTGGCAAATTACCCGCTGAAGAATTATATGACCTGAGGAGTGACCCTGATCAATTGAAGAATGTTGCTCAGGGAGCCATGTATCAAACCATTAAACGGCAGCTTGCTGAAAAATTGCAAAAGCAGCTCGTAGCCACACATGATCCGCGCGCGATGGGGCAGGGGGCTGAACTGGAAAAGCATCCCTATTTAGGTGGTGGTCCTAAACATCCGAGCCTGGAAGTTAAAAGAAAAAAACGAGCCAAGAAGAAGCAGTAA
- a CDS encoding HAD family hydrolase, whose product MSHRLLPLWNKVIFVDWHGVLSRDPFWISILQNPQHPLHQQLSDAVKCLFTQNEGLIHDWMRGNVKANEVIDSMEIVLDKRFHSDYLARKLVDDCRLMHSDVRMHKILQEAQNGALIVLATDNMDCFFEQIQRVKCRRTSPHELNPVFKEVLPTFASTVKLFDDVLCSSKLGVLKREKPMRFFGDWLHKRSLDFQNALLLDDTEENCNAFRSAGGTALHITTKSKELSSIQFKLQSWLQDET is encoded by the coding sequence TTGAGTCATCGTTTGTTGCCGCTGTGGAACAAGGTGATCTTTGTCGATTGGCATGGTGTTCTGTCACGTGATCCGTTTTGGATTTCGATTCTACAAAATCCACAACATCCCCTTCACCAACAACTATCTGATGCTGTCAAATGTTTATTTACACAAAATGAGGGGCTCATCCACGATTGGATGCGGGGTAATGTCAAGGCAAACGAAGTTATTGATTCAATGGAAATCGTACTAGATAAGCGATTTCACTCCGATTACTTAGCTCGTAAGCTCGTCGATGATTGCCGACTGATGCATTCAGATGTGCGTATGCACAAGATTCTACAGGAAGCACAAAATGGAGCCTTGATAGTACTCGCAACTGATAATATGGATTGCTTCTTTGAGCAGATTCAACGCGTTAAGTGCCGAAGAACGAGTCCCCACGAATTAAACCCTGTTTTTAAAGAGGTACTTCCGACATTCGCGTCAACGGTCAAACTATTCGATGACGTGCTCTGCTCTAGTAAGCTGGGGGTCCTCAAAAGAGAAAAACCGATGCGTTTTTTTGGAGATTGGTTGCATAAAAGGTCACTTGACTTTCAAAACGCCTTGTTGCTGGATGACACGGAAGAAAACTGTAACGCATTCCGCTCTGCTGGTGGTACTGCTCTTCATATTACAACTAAGTCAAAAGAGTTGAGTTCAATACAATTTAAATTGCAATCATGGCTTCAAGACGAAACATAG
- a CDS encoding ferritin-like domain-containing protein translates to MEIRKFAERILLSESLEEKLTAATEIFTDQQPGKPLQIKEPTRPANLQFAAPRTAPAMPKPSAFVEQEKRALAHHIMANHELQALEVMAYILCAFPDAPAEFRLGMCKIMADEQRHTRMHKERASVLGLEFGSLPVNCYIWKKALSYESILDYLAGLPLTFEGRNLDHTLEFEQYFLEAGDQRSAALMKVVYHDEIQHVAFGLHWLRQLKPDHLSDWETYEQHLHWPVRAALSVGDTFNREGRKQTGMSDEFIEQLYQSAQTDVPPNQKPKNLD, encoded by the coding sequence ATGGAAATTCGTAAATTTGCCGAACGAATACTACTCAGCGAGTCACTCGAAGAAAAACTGACTGCGGCCACAGAAATATTCACAGACCAACAACCGGGCAAACCCTTGCAGATTAAAGAACCAACGCGTCCTGCAAATTTACAGTTTGCAGCTCCCCGCACCGCGCCTGCCATGCCAAAACCATCTGCGTTTGTCGAGCAGGAAAAACGGGCACTCGCGCATCATATTATGGCGAATCATGAACTGCAAGCCTTGGAAGTGATGGCATATATTTTGTGTGCGTTCCCTGATGCTCCAGCCGAGTTTCGTCTGGGGATGTGTAAAATCATGGCTGACGAACAACGCCATACCCGCATGCATAAAGAGCGCGCTTCTGTACTGGGACTGGAGTTCGGCAGCTTGCCTGTGAATTGTTATATCTGGAAAAAAGCGCTTAGCTACGAAAGTATTCTTGACTATTTAGCAGGACTGCCCCTCACGTTTGAAGGACGTAATCTCGATCATACACTCGAATTCGAACAATACTTTCTCGAGGCAGGAGACCAGCGCAGTGCCGCATTAATGAAGGTGGTCTATCACGACGAAATTCAACACGTCGCTTTCGGCCTGCATTGGCTACGTCAATTGAAACCCGATCATCTCTCGGACTGGGAAACCTACGAACAACACCTGCACTGGCCGGTACGTGCTGCCCTTTCCGTAGGAGATACGTTTAACCGTGAAGGACGCAAGCAAACAGGCATGAGCGACGAATTCATCGAGCAACTCTACCAGTCGGCCCAAACAGATGTGCCACCCAACCAGAAGCCCAAAAACCTGGATTAA
- a CDS encoding class I SAM-dependent methyltransferase: MNQSLTANHLDVGVGTGFYLEHCTFPATEVRLGLLDLNANSLEVTAKRASRYTPEVYQADILQPLPEQSQKFDSVSLNYLLHCLPGNLETKATLFDHLAPWLNPGATISGSTILQAGVPRSFVAKRLMHVYNQKQIFSNVSDNLDALQSQLSSRYTDVELEVIGCVALFRAHSNPH, encoded by the coding sequence ATGAATCAGAGTCTCACCGCCAATCATCTGGATGTGGGTGTCGGAACCGGCTTTTATCTGGAGCATTGCACTTTTCCCGCTACTGAAGTCAGACTTGGCTTACTCGATTTAAACGCGAACAGTCTGGAAGTGACGGCCAAACGAGCGAGCCGTTATACACCCGAAGTGTATCAAGCCGATATTTTACAACCGCTACCAGAGCAATCACAGAAATTTGATTCGGTCAGTCTGAACTACCTCCTGCATTGTCTACCCGGAAATCTCGAAACCAAAGCCACACTGTTTGATCATCTTGCCCCCTGGTTGAATCCGGGAGCTACGATATCTGGCTCTACTATATTACAAGCGGGAGTGCCCAGGAGCTTCGTCGCCAAACGTTTAATGCACGTTTACAATCAAAAGCAGATCTTCAGCAATGTCTCTGATAATCTGGATGCGTTACAATCTCAGCTTTCAAGTCGTTATACTGATGTAGAACTCGAAGTCATTGGCTGCGTTGCTCTCTTTCGAGCACACAGTAATCCCCATTAG
- the dprA gene encoding DNA-processing protein DprA, which produces MDERLPESDQRLLEQIQLNLIQGVGPRIRHALLEQFGSASRILNAPRQELLNVPGIGIKLANAIIYRSAKSSAEEELKRCRESEFQILTEETQNYPSLLREMPDPPSLLYCNGTLLPEDELAVAIVGSRKCTTYGLQQAEKLAGALARAGITVVSGLARGIDQAAHRGALKAGGRTIAVMATGLSHIYPPEHQELSEEVANQGALVTEFPLDQAPVAGLFPQRNRIISGLSMGVVLIEAGRKSGALHTARHAYEQGRDVFAVPGRIDHPASAGCHDLIRDGAMLVRDIEDILEGLGPLMAPVVTTQHREIHTPRELSLSDFEQNILNLVTLEPQHLNDIVQSSHLDSSRILSTLTILEMRKVVKRLPGGFLVRATS; this is translated from the coding sequence ATGGATGAAAGGCTCCCAGAATCGGATCAAAGACTTCTCGAACAGATTCAACTGAATCTGATTCAGGGGGTTGGTCCGCGCATTCGGCATGCTTTATTGGAACAATTTGGTTCGGCCTCCCGCATCTTGAATGCGCCTCGGCAGGAGCTTCTCAATGTACCCGGTATCGGAATCAAACTGGCAAACGCCATCATCTATCGTTCTGCCAAATCAAGTGCCGAGGAGGAACTAAAACGCTGTCGAGAATCGGAATTTCAGATCCTCACTGAAGAAACACAGAATTATCCTTCTCTGTTAAGAGAAATGCCCGACCCACCATCGCTGCTGTACTGTAACGGGACCCTGCTACCAGAAGACGAGTTAGCCGTTGCCATTGTCGGATCTCGAAAGTGTACGACTTATGGATTACAACAGGCTGAAAAACTCGCAGGCGCGCTGGCACGTGCCGGCATCACCGTTGTGAGTGGACTTGCGCGAGGAATCGACCAGGCCGCGCACAGGGGTGCCCTCAAAGCTGGTGGGCGAACAATCGCCGTGATGGCAACCGGGCTCTCCCATATTTACCCTCCTGAACATCAGGAATTATCAGAGGAAGTTGCCAACCAGGGCGCACTGGTTACGGAGTTCCCCCTCGATCAGGCTCCGGTTGCCGGTCTGTTTCCACAACGCAATCGCATCATTAGCGGTCTCTCAATGGGTGTTGTTCTCATTGAAGCAGGTCGTAAAAGCGGCGCACTTCACACCGCACGACATGCTTATGAACAAGGTCGTGATGTGTTTGCAGTTCCTGGTCGCATTGACCACCCTGCGAGTGCAGGCTGCCATGATCTGATTCGCGATGGAGCAATGCTCGTGCGCGATATCGAAGATATTCTGGAAGGGCTCGGTCCTCTGATGGCGCCCGTAGTCACAACACAACACCGAGAAATTCATACTCCCCGTGAACTGTCATTGAGTGATTTTGAACAAAACATCTTAAATCTTGTCACTCTTGAGCCACAGCATTTAAACGATATTGTACAATCAAGCCATCTGGACTCCTCACGCATCCTTTCCACACTTACGATTCTGGAAATGCGAAAGGTTGTCAAACGATTGCCAGGAGGATTCCTGGTGAGAGCCACAAGCTAA
- a CDS encoding sulfite exporter TauE/SafE family protein — MGFGLIDFFAISLAGGLIGFLAGMFGVGGGFLLVPILHIVLGIPMELAVGASACQVLGPATTSLLARKIRFRDLFFPLVITGGLLFGVIAGTGILEHAKELAPIGVNGKTIRMADLVVLVAYFVMLLGLGIISLKSARRSDDELSGALLKKYFQIPPLAQFPGLFDGRLSIPLIAWFGLGLGLVSGLLGISGGILLMPTLIFGFGIPTHRAISCSLVIVWIVAFQSTIAHALHGNISIIIVIALLVGGTVGARLGSDLNARLKGLQLRRQFGWLLLSVAFMIGARLVFLLAG; from the coding sequence ATGGGCTTCGGATTGATCGATTTTTTTGCGATTTCTTTAGCGGGAGGCCTGATTGGTTTCCTGGCTGGAATGTTTGGTGTCGGTGGCGGATTTCTATTAGTTCCCATCTTACATATTGTATTGGGCATTCCCATGGAATTAGCAGTGGGTGCCAGTGCCTGTCAAGTCTTGGGGCCGGCGACTACTTCGTTACTGGCACGAAAAATACGATTCCGTGACTTATTTTTCCCATTGGTGATTACTGGCGGATTGCTGTTTGGCGTCATCGCGGGAACAGGAATTCTGGAACATGCGAAAGAGTTGGCCCCAATCGGTGTCAATGGAAAGACAATTCGCATGGCCGATTTAGTTGTATTAGTTGCGTATTTTGTGATGCTGCTGGGGCTGGGAATCATTTCTTTGAAAAGTGCCCGTCGTTCTGATGACGAGCTTTCTGGAGCGCTTTTGAAAAAGTACTTTCAGATTCCTCCCCTGGCACAATTTCCAGGATTATTTGACGGAAGACTTTCGATTCCCCTCATTGCCTGGTTTGGACTCGGACTGGGTTTGGTTTCGGGGTTATTAGGGATTAGTGGTGGGATCCTGTTGATGCCGACATTGATTTTCGGGTTTGGGATTCCCACACATCGTGCGATCTCCTGTAGCCTGGTGATTGTGTGGATTGTGGCATTTCAATCGACGATTGCGCATGCCTTGCATGGGAATATCAGCATCATCATCGTAATCGCGTTACTTGTGGGGGGGACTGTCGGGGCACGCTTAGGCTCTGATTTGAATGCTCGACTCAAAGGCTTGCAGTTAAGACGACAGTTTGGCTGGTTATTACTGTCAGTGGCTTTTATGATTGGGGCGCGTCTGGTCTTTCTGTTGGCTGGATGA
- a CDS encoding DJ-1/PfpI family protein, whose product MADKSILFLTGDFVEDYEIMVPFQALQMVGYQVDVVCPDKKAGEIIRTAVHDFEGDQTYTEKPGHNFALNASFAEINPDDYAALLIPGGRAPEYIRLNERVLEITRHFSETGKPIAAICHGLQLLAAAGALKGKSCTAYPACSSEVNLSGGTYVETSIDGVHTDGNLVTAPAWPAHPQWLAAFLDVLGTKIEL is encoded by the coding sequence ATGGCTGATAAATCAATTTTGTTTCTCACAGGTGATTTTGTAGAGGACTATGAAATCATGGTTCCTTTTCAAGCACTACAGATGGTCGGTTATCAAGTTGACGTAGTTTGTCCTGATAAAAAAGCAGGAGAAATCATTCGGACGGCGGTTCATGATTTCGAAGGCGATCAGACCTATACTGAAAAACCGGGACACAATTTTGCATTGAACGCTTCATTTGCTGAGATCAATCCCGATGATTATGCAGCACTTTTGATTCCCGGTGGCAGGGCTCCTGAATATATTCGTCTCAATGAACGTGTTTTGGAGATCACACGTCATTTTTCAGAAACCGGTAAACCGATTGCCGCCATTTGTCACGGTTTACAACTCCTGGCGGCTGCAGGTGCTCTTAAAGGCAAAAGTTGTACGGCGTATCCTGCCTGCTCATCAGAAGTGAATCTTTCAGGGGGAACTTATGTGGAGACCTCCATTGATGGTGTTCACACCGATGGGAATTTAGTAACAGCACCGGCATGGCCTGCGCACCCGCAGTGGTTAGCTGCCTTTTTAGATGTACTGGGAACCAAAATCGAACTTTAG
- a CDS encoding DUF423 domain-containing protein, giving the protein MSCCPFNWSMIGAVLAGLAVILGAFAAHGIDGYFAEKYDGQVKSIAGSEVPAAQKYLKDFKTGAEYQMYHALALILVGFAGLTSQKKKLLNCAGWCFLLGIIFFSGSLYVLTLSGQTFWGAIAPIGGTLFIVGWFTFAAGICCCGSDSNSEVLSAPETPSST; this is encoded by the coding sequence ATGTCTTGTTGTCCTTTCAACTGGTCTATGATCGGGGCGGTTCTGGCAGGATTGGCTGTGATTCTGGGAGCATTTGCTGCTCATGGAATCGACGGTTATTTCGCCGAGAAATATGATGGTCAGGTAAAGTCCATCGCCGGGAGCGAAGTTCCAGCGGCTCAGAAGTATCTGAAAGATTTTAAAACTGGTGCAGAATACCAAATGTATCATGCATTGGCTTTGATTCTGGTCGGTTTTGCGGGACTCACTTCGCAGAAGAAAAAATTATTGAACTGTGCTGGCTGGTGTTTTCTCCTGGGGATCATTTTTTTCTCAGGTAGTCTTTACGTTTTAACTCTGAGCGGTCAAACTTTCTGGGGAGCGATTGCTCCGATTGGCGGTACACTTTTCATTGTTGGTTGGTTTACGTTTGCGGCAGGAATCTGTTGTTGTGGCAGTGATTCCAACTCTGAAGTTCTCAGCGCGCCCGAAACTCCTTCCTCAACGTGA